The Vicia villosa cultivar HV-30 ecotype Madison, WI linkage group LG1, Vvil1.0, whole genome shotgun sequence genome includes a region encoding these proteins:
- the LOC131654149 gene encoding LRR receptor-like serine/threonine-protein kinase RGI2, with protein sequence MPFYEHMEKGSLGELLHGEASSSLDWYSRFRIALGTAQGLSYLHHDCKPRIIHRDIKSNNILIDHEFEAHVGDFGLAKLIDISKSKSVSAVVGSYGYIAPEYAYTMKVTEKCDVYSYGVVLLELLTGKKPIQSLDQCGGDLVTWVTNHINKYSLKLDIIDAKLDLLDEIDVAQIFDVLKISLLCTDAYPSRRPTMRKVVAMLTISSKRKEQSLFSPCHESIRTRGKDDSIAGRASDRVDALARAADEAQVAELRVGCLPPTSSNQKQRTEQQAVAGFLAPRHRTGRAATAMVEVEESVATVEETVAEVELPVEEVEERQVLKVASHRSKLKNFPECQIPEQVRRIVQDFHVMDFVGCSLTMLDASLLSASVERWHLETSSFHLPFGEMTVTLDDVDALFHILIASTFFTPVYRDQATAVLMVMDALEVDEVVVLSEFGETRGFHLRMSCLRRIYQELVHADRYQAVARA encoded by the exons ATGCCATTTTATGAACACATGGAAAAGGGTAGCTTAGGAGAGTTACTTCATGGAGAAGCTTCCTCTAGTCTTGATTGGTATTCCAGGTTTAGGATTGCTCTAGGAACTGCACAAGGACTATCTTATTTGCACCATGATTGCAAGCCGAGGATTATCCACCGCGATATCAAGTCCAATAACATACTTATCGACCATGAATTCGAAGCTCATGTTGGTGATTTCGGTTTGGCTAAACTTATCGATATCTCAAAGTCGAAGTCAGTGTCTGCAGTTGTTGGCTCTTATGGCTACATTGCCCCTG AATATGCATACACAATGAAAGTCACGGAAAAATGTGATGTATACAGCTATGGAGTAGTGCTACTGGAGTTACTAACAGGGAAGAAGCCAATCCAATCATTGGATCAATGTGGTGGTGATCTTGTAACATGGGTGACAAATCATATCAACAAATATTCATTGAAACTAGACATCATTGATGCAAAATTGGACCTACTAGATGAAATTGATGTTGCTCAAATATTTGATgtcttgaaaatttctttactttgCACCGACGCTTATCCTTCTAGACGACCGACCATGCGTAAGGTTGTTGCAATGCTTACAATTTCTAGTAAAAGGAAAGAGCAATCTTTGTTCTCTCCATGTCATGAATCAA TAAGGACCAGAGGCAAGGACGATTCTATTGCGGGACGGGCCAGCGATAGAGTCGATGCTCTTGCTCGAGCTGCTGATGAGGCACAGGTCGCAGAGCTACGTGTTGGATGCCTTCCTCCGACCAGTTCTAATCAAAAACAGAGGACTGAGCAGCAGGCGGTGGCGGGGTTCCTTGCACCTCGCCACCGGACTGGTAGAGCAGCTACTGCTATGGTTGAGGTTGAGGAGTCGGTGGCTACGGTCGAGGAGACGGTGGCTGAGGTTGAGTTGCCGGTGGAAGAGGTTGAG gaGCGTCAAGTGTTGAAGGTCGCTTCTCACAGGTCAAAGTTGAAGAACTTCCCCGAGTGTCAGATACCTGAGCAGGTGAGAAGGATAGTTCAGGATTTTCATGTGATGGACTTTGTTGGATGCTCGTTGACGATGTTGGATGCCTCTCTGTTATCAGCTTCTGTTGAGAGGTGGCACCTAGAGACATCATCCTTCCATCTTCCATTTGGGGAGATGACGGTGACTTTAGATGATGTGGATGCCCTCTTTCACATTCTGATTGCTAGTACATTTTTCACACCAGTTTATAGGGACCAGGCGACGGCGGTCCTCATGGTTATGGATGCGTTGGAGGTTGATGAGGTGGTGGTGTTGAGTGAGTTTGGTGAGACTCGGGGCTTTCACCTTAGGATGTCTTGTTTGAGGAGGATTTATCAGGAGCTTGTGCATGCAGATAGGTACCAGGCTGTCGCTAGGGCGTAG
- the LOC131654159 gene encoding uncharacterized protein LOC131654159 produces MIATVVDNLPLLQMEHIHNASGKKARARRMLILKENRSKRQKLSPQQILRGQTVINNPTFHTPRQPLSDLTQEFQNIITRTPVYQHSISPNVSDAGTEPSLSIHGFKNLRSCHIASLGTNLYSKFASTSTLKENDSFGLPSITTQHPLPPHEKNVVRAGSSSNRATLLCPPDSKTARGRPKNQFGVPNMALNLCRKFPIPTNTQEAAMQSQTSNANPQPRCSTFDKPRRGRPRKNTTALNLPMNTDINNQTINLQHSIPSEVCRSRGRLGADEYTPVSTPTHGPNNRKTPTCPVFTPTVNLDFNSDSDNDSDYDPFATYLSEDELLSEDEDYDAPFTIHDNAAGHSEEYYDIGVPLIECRYCKAMMWYQERMHKSSHSANPKFMMCCGNGKVELPLLREPPETLAKLLFDHNNLVSRKFQQQIRVYNMMFAFTSPGAKVDNRFNNGRGPPTLRIQGQTCHRIGSLLPPQGQKPKFAQLYIYDTENEVENRMAGLRNKEDFDPEVVSRLASMLYKFNPHAKSFQMAKQWLNNGETPNLKLRLISNRSTDGRVYNQPTVSEVAALVVGDIDTAEMRDIIMQTKGGRLQRINELHAAYMAYQYPLIFPYGEDGYRPDVAHRDLPVNENSIRNRLTIREWLAFRIQTRLCEAKTLLSSRRLFQQFLVDGYTMLESEKLEWLRKNQPKLRVSKYNSLEKEGDQSQAPGISIGKRVVLPSSFVGGRRFMDQLYYDGMAICSKVGFPDLFITFTCNPNWPEIQRVLGPLHLKPQDRPDVISRVFKIKFDQLLSDLTKKGVLGKVLAYMYTIEFQKRGLPYAHILLFLHPSNKYPRPDDIDKIISAEVPDPRRHPRLYNLVKSHMVHGPCGLANLISPCMKDNKCTKFYPKKFQPTTIVDHEGYPVYRRRNNGHTIEKNGIIFHSGHVVPHNPSLLLKYEAHINMEWCNQSTSIKYLFKYINKGSDRISAIIQGQDKNNVDEIKQYLDCRYISPSEACWRIFSYSIHGRKPAVERLFFHMEGENSVYYKDYEQVGDVLLKPSVTESMFTAWFEANKTYEEARLLTYGDFVSKFVYHKRSRTWKPRKRGYTIGRLIWVPQSTGELFYLRMMLTVTKGPLCYKDIKKVDGKQLKTFRDACFAMGFLQDDREFVEAIKEAHLWGSGPFLRKLFVTMLLSSSMNRPEHVWRKTWMYLSDGILYEQRLFTRNQGLTMSDVELKERTLMAIETLLQNNNRTLKDFKTMPYPKDFVVSFTGNRLLYDELQYDVVAQKQIFDTLYASLTDEQRSIFEEIMDAVEKQQGGVFFLYGYGGTGKTFMWNTLSAALRCKKKIVLPVASSGIASLLLPGGRTAHSRFKIPVPTLETSICNIEKKDDIAELLKFTDLIIWDEAPMANKFCFESLDKSLKDIMSKDTHASKKIFGGKVVVFGGDFRQILPVIPRGTRSDIIHATINASYIWDHCKVLRLTKNMRLQSGPPTTTADEIRSFSEWILNIGDGTMCEPNDGYADICIPDEFIISNFSDPIQAIVEDTYPDLIHNYLDSNYLQSRAILASTIEVVDDINLYITNLLPGEEREYFSSDSIDRSDVTNFDAYEHVTPEFLNALKTSGLPNHSIRLKVGATIMLMRNLDQSEGLCNGTRLTVTRLAAHVIEAKIISGKNIGNIFYIPRMSLSPSQSPWPFKLVRRQFPIIVSFAMTINKSQGQSLDNVGLYLPKEVFSHGQLYVAISRVKSKKGLRILIHDKEKQPMLSTTNVVFKEVFHNI; encoded by the exons ATGATTGCCACTGTTGTAGATAATTTGCCGTTGCTACAAATGGAGCATATTCACAATGCATCAGGAAAAAAGGCTAGAGCTAGAAGAatgttgattttgaaagaaaatcgGTCTAAACGTCAAAAATTATCTCCTCAACAAATACTCCGTGGGCAGACTGTGATTAATAATCCTACCTTCCACACTCCGAGACAACCTTTGTCCGACCTTACTCAGGAATTCCAAAATATTATTACAAGAACACCAGTTTATCAACATTCTATTAGTCCAAATGTCAGCGACGCAGGGACAGAACCTAGCCTATCAATACACGGTTTTAAAAATCTGAGAAGCTGCCACATTGCCTCCTTAGGGACAAATCTTTACTCAAAGTTTGCATCAACTTCTACACTTAAGGAAAATGATTCTTTTGGTCTTCCGAGCATAACTACTCAGCACCCCCTTCCGCCTCATGAAAAGAACGTCGTTCGAGCCGGAAGTTCTTCTAATAGAGCCACGTTAtt ATGTCCACCGGATTCCAAGACAGCTCGGGGACGGCCTAAAAATCAATTTGGAGTTCCAAATATGGCGCTTAACTTGTGCAGAAAGTTTCCTATACCAACGAATACGCAAGAAGCTGCCATGCAAAGTCAGACCTCAAATGCAAACCCACAGCCTAG GTGTTCAACATTCGATAAACCTCGCAGGGGCAGGCCTAGGAAAAATACCACTGCTCTTAACCTCCCTATGAATACAGATATCAACAACCAAACAATTAACTTGCAACATTCTATTCCATCTGAAGTATGCAGATCAAG GGGCAGACTTGGTGCTGACGAGTATACACCGGTCTCAACGCCTACACATGGTCCCAACAATCGAAAGACGCCAACATGTCCAGTTTTTACACCTACGGTCAATTTGGATTTTAATAGCGACTCAGACAATGACAGCGACTATGACCCTTTTGCAA CATATCTATCCGAGGATGAGTTATTATCGGAAGACGAAGATTATGATGCACCTTTCACAATTCATGATAATGCTGCCGGCCATTCTGAAG AATATTACGATATTGGAGTGCCTCTTATTGAATGCCGTTATTGTAAAGCGATGATGTGGTATCAAGAGAGAATGCATAAAAGTTCTCATTCCGCCAACCCAAAGTTTATGATGTGTTGTGGCAACGGGAAAGTTGAACTCCCACTACTTAGAGAGCCTCCAGAAACCCTTGCAAAACTTTTGTTTGATCACAATAATTTGGTTAGCCGCAAGTTCCAACAACAGATCCGAGTATACAACATGATGTTTGCATTCACGTCACCGGGGGCAAAGGTTGACAATCGATTTAACAATGGACGTGGGCCTCCAACACTAAGGATACAAGGTCAAACATGTCACCGAATAGGAAGTTTGTTGCCACCGCAaggtcaaaaacctaagtttGCTCAGTTATATATTTATGACACCGAAAATGAAGTTGAAAATCGAATGGCAGGACTAAG GAACAAAGAAGATTTTGATCCGGAAGTTGTCAGTCGATTGGCAAGCATGCTGTATAAATTCAATCCTCATGCTAAAAGTTTTCAAATGGCAAAACAATGGTTAAATAATGGGGAAACTCCAAATTTAAAGCTCCGGCTCATTTCCAACCGATCCACCGATGGCAGGGTCTATAATCAACCAACCGTGTCTGAAGTGGCTGCTTTGGTTGTTGGTGATATTGACACGGCAGAAATGAGGGATATCATAATGCAGACAAAGGGAGGTAGACTTCAAAGAATCAACGAGCTGCATGCGGCTTACATGGCTTACCAGTATCCTTTGATATTTCCTTATGGTGAGGACGGTTATAGACCTGATGTTGCACATAGAGACTTGCCTGTCAACGAAAACAGCATAAGAAATAGGCTCACAATACGCGAATGGCTTGCCTTCCGCATTCAGACAAGGTTATGTGAGGCTAAGACTTTGTTATCTTCGAGAaggttgttccaacaattccTGGTCGATGGTTACACAATGTTAGAATCCGAGAAACTAGAATGGCTACGTAAAAATCAACCAAAGCTTCGAGTGTCAAAGTACAACTCTTTAGAGAAAGAGGGCGATCAAAGTCAGGCGCCAGGAATAAGCATAGGTAAACGAGTTGTTTTGCCTTCTTCCTTTGTTGGCGGCCGTAGATTTATGGATCAGTTGTACTATGATGGGATGGCTATATGTAGTAAAGTCGGATTTCCCGATTTGTTTATTACTTTTACATGTAACCCAAATTGGCCAGAGATTCAAAGAGTTCTCGGACCTCTACATTTGAAGCCTCAAGATCGCCCGGATGTCATTTCAAgagttttcaaaatcaaattcgatCAACTCCTTTCAGATTTGACCAAAAAAGGCGTTCTTGGAAAAGTGCTTGCTT ATATGTACACCATTGAGTTCCAAAAGAGAGGATTACCTTATGCCCATATATTGCTGTTTTTGCATCCTTCAAACAAATATCCAAGGCCCGATGACATTGACAAGATCATTAGTGCGGAAGTCCCCGATCCCAGAAGACACCCTCGGTTATACAATTTGGTAAAATCTCACATGGTCCATGGTCCTTGTGGTTTGGCAAATCTCATATCACCTTGCATGAAGGATAACAAGTGCACCAAGTTTTATCCTAAGAAATTTCAGCCTACGACTATAGTGGATCACGAGGGATATCCGGTTTATAGGAGAAGAAACAACGGACACACAATTGAAAAGAACGGCATCATCTTTCATAGTGGTCATGTGGTTCCTCACAATCCAAGTTTGTTGTTGAAATACGAAGCCCACATCAACATGGAATGGTGCAACCAAAGTACTTCCATCAAATACCTTTTCAAATATATCAACAAAGGTTCGGACCGTATTTCTGCAATCATACAAGGTCAGGACAAAAACAACGTTGACGAGATCAAGCAATATTTGGATTGTCGATACATCTCCCCAAGTGAAGCATGTTGGAGGATCTTTTCTTATTCTATACATGGAAGGAAGCCCGCTGTAGAGAGACTGTTTTTTCATATGGAAGGTGAAAACTCCGTGTACTACAAAGACTACGAGCAAGTTGGTGATGTTTTACTCAAACCAAGTGTAACCGAGTCAATGTTTACAGCTTGGTTTGAGGCAAACAAAACTTACGAGGAAGCAAGATTGCTAACCTATGGTGACTTTGTTTCTAAATTTGTTTATCATAAAAGAAGTCGGACTTGGAAGCCAAGGAAAAGAGGATATACCATTGGTCGACTCATTTGGGTTCCTCAAAGCACTGGTGAATTGTTTTATTTAAGAATGATGCTCACTGTCACAAAGGGTCCTTTATGCTATAAAGACATTAAGAAAGTtgatggaaaacaactaaaaacTTTTAGGGACGCATGCTTTGCGATGGGATTTCTACAAGATGATCGAGAATTTGTCGAGGCCATCAAAGAGGCACATCTTTGGGGTTCCGGTCCATTTTTACGCAAGTTATTTGTGACTATGTTGTTATCTTCTTCCATGAACAGACCGGAACATGTTTGGAGAAAGACTTGGATGTATTTATCAGATGGCATTCTCTATgagcaacgcttattcacaagaaATCAAG GTCTGACAATGAGCGATGTCGAGCTCAAAGAAAGGACACTTATGGCCATTGAGACACTTTTACAAAATAATAATCGAACTCTGAAAGACTTCAAGACAATGCCATATCCAAAAGATTTTGTCGTCTCCTTTACTGGAAATAGGCTACTATACGATGAACTTCAATATGATGTTGTTGCTCAAAAACAAATTTTTGATACTTTGTATGCTTCTCTTACAG ATGAGCAACGGAGCATTTTTGAGGAAATCATGGATGCTGTAGAAAAGCAACAAGGTGGGGTGTTTTTTTTATATGGCTATGGTGGGACTGGTAAGACCTTTATGTGGAACACTTTATCAGCAGCACTTAGgtgcaaaaaaaaaattgtcttgcCAGTTGCTTCGAGTGGAATTGCAAGTTTGTTGTTACCAGGAGGAAGAACTGCTCATTCTAGATTTAAGATTCCCGTTCCTACTTTAGAGACTTCTATTTGCAACATTGAAAAAAAAGATGATATTGCTGAGCTTCTTAAGTTTACAGATTTAATCATCTGGGATGAGGCTCCTATGGCTAACAAGTTTTGCTTCGAATCTTTGGACAAATCCTTAAAAGATATCATGAGTAAAGACACACATGcatctaaaaaaatatttggaggtAAGGTTGTTGTTTTTGGTGGTGACTTCAGACAAATTCTCCCTGTTATACCAAGAGGTACTAGATCTGATATTATCCATGCAACAATTAATGCTTCTTATATTTGGGATCATTGCAAAGTATTGAGACTTACAAAGAACATGAGATTGCAAAGTGGTCCACCTACTACTACAGCTGATGAGATTAGGAGCTTTTCTGAGTGGATTTTAAATATTGGAGATGGGACCATGTGTGAACCTAATGATGGTTATGCTGATATCTGTATTCCAGATGAGTTCATAATTTCAAACTTTTCAGATCCGATTCAGGCCATTGTTGAAGATACCTACCCTGATTTGATTCATAATTATCTTGATTCCAATTATCTTCAAAGTCGTGCGATATTAGCTTCAACAATCGAAGTAGTTGATGATATCAACCTATATATCACTAACCTTCTTCCAG GTGAAGAGAGAGAATACTTTAGTAGTGATTCCATTGATAGATCAGATGTAACTAACTTTGATGCATATGAGCATGTGACACCCGAGTTTTTGAACGCTCTTAAAACCTCAGGATTGCCTAACCATTCAATCAGGTTGAAAGTCGGGGCCACTATTATGTTAATGCGCAACCTAGATCAGTCAGAGGGCTTGTGCAACGGAACACGACTAACTGTAACCAGACTTGCTGCCCATGTCATTGAAGCCAAGATCATTTCCGGAAAAAACATTGGTAACATCTTTTATATTCCTAGGATGTCTTTATCCCCCTCACAGTCTCCATGGCCATTTAAATTGGTGAGACGCCAATTTCCAATTATTGTTTCCTTTGCCATGACTATTAACAAGTCACAGGGCCAGTCACTTGACAATGTGGGATTGTATTTGCCAAAGGAAGTTTTTAGTCATGGGCAATTGTATGTCGCTATCTCAAGAGTCAAATCCAAAAAGGGATTAAGGATTCTTATTCATGACAAAGAGAAACAACCTATGCTCTCTACCACCAATGTTGTTTTCAAGGAAGTGTTCCATAACATTTAA
- the LOC131654171 gene encoding uncharacterized protein LOC131654171 → MSRAPILINDLVKGNQVWKMLIRVVDLWVVNEKNGHQHLEMVIQDVKADKIHVTSWNRDFKDWFEQVKEHETYIMYNGEPVDNEGPLKVCSHPLKLVLNGGTTMMKASLPDIPTHKFIFHPIDNFLKGTYKHDLLYDVIGVLQDVVKTQMGGGNRKSCVNITLRDVEGNVIEVALWEAYGKQFMNYTTPNNTFGPTIIVLTHAWCKPNSVSGLPSLSNAWNGSRLLINLDHPQVAEFKASFGTTDLSGIPALSQSLTCDSSMQSANNFWTNLSEVRSIHAIAALAKDSFATTIGTTVGFKASKNGWYFESYAGSSGNTDPEPVLKFKVEVEVVYGDHNGTFVFWDKDCIPFTKMTARELREVMKQAGEDNPKIWPAHLDVLLNKQFVFRVKYQQQYRQFSIVKILNEEGLYAKFDKYLTPDETMPLQTDLETSTTAPIVIPNQLTQTSEQSICAEPYSAASPTWSPEASSNSTPAKRGSESTSVNDIIPVEEITPKQSATKAKTGKKLKHLKKE, encoded by the exons ATGTCAAGGGCTCCCATTCTCATTAACGATCTGGTCAAGGGGAACCAAGTCTGGAAAATGCTGATTAGGGTTGTTGATCTTTGGGTTGTGAATGAGAAAAATGGCCATCAACACCTTGAGATGGTCATTCAAGATGTCAAG GCTGATAAGATTCATGTCACAAGTTGGAACAGAGATTTCAAAGATTGGTTTGAACAAGTGAAGGAGCATGAGACTTATATTATGTACAATGGAGAGCCCGTTGACAATGAAGGTCCTTTAAAAGTCTGTTCTCACCCACTCAAGCTCGTCCTCAACGGAGGGACTACGATGATGAAGGCGTCGTTACCCGACATACCAACCCACAAATTCATTTTTCATCCTATTGATAACTTTCTCAAAGGGACCTACAAGCATGACCTGTTATATG ATGTTATAGGGGTGTTGCAAGATGTTGTTAAGACACAAATGGGCGGTGGTAACAGGAAATCTTGCGTCAATATTACCTTGCGTGATGTCGAAGGGAATGTTATCGAGGTGGCATTATGGGAAGCTTACGGCAAGCAATTCATGAACTACACTACCCCGAACAACACTTTTGGGCCTACAATTATCGTTTTGACCCATGCCTGGTGCAAGCCAAATTCAG TTTCCGGTCTTCCGTCTCTTTCGAATGCATGGAACGGCTCTAGACTTCTCATTAACTTGGACCATCCACAAGTGGCAGAATTCAAAGCTAG TTTTGGAACTACTGATTTATCCGGTATACCTGCCCTCTCCCAATCATTAACATGCGATTCTTCCATGCAATCTGCAAACAATTTCTGGACTAATTTGAGTGAGGTCAGGAGTATCCATGCTATCGCTGCACTAGCAAAG GATTCTTTCGCAACAACTATTGGCACTACTGTCGGTTTCAAAGCTTCCAAGAACGGATGGTATTTTGAGTCTTATGCTGGGTCATCTGGAAATACAGATCCTGAACCTGTTTTGAA GTTCAAAGTTGAGGTTGAAGTTGTCTATGGTGACCACAATGGAACATTTGTTTTTTGGGATAAGGATTGTATTCCGTTTACAAAAATGACTGCTAGGGAATTAAGAGAGGTTATGAAACAG GCTGGAGAAGACAATCCTAAAATTTGGCCTGCTCATCTAGATGTTTTGTTGAATAAACAATTTGTGTTTCGTGTCAAGTATCAACAACAGTACCGACAGTTCTCTATCGTGAAAATACTTAACGAGGAGGGCCTTTACGCCAAGTTTGACAAATACCTCACCCCGGATGAG ACCATGCCACTTCAGACCGATCTTGAAACGTCCACCACTGCTCCGATTGTTATTCCAAACCAA CTCACACAAACTTCGGAGCAATCAATCTGTGCTGAGCCATACTCGGCTGCTAGCCCGACTTGGAGCCCAGAAGCAAGCTCCAACAGTACTCCAGCCAAGAGGGGATCAGAGTCAACCTCGGTTAATGATATCATCCCGGTTGAAGAGATCACTCCCAAACAATCAGCCACTAAGGCCAAGACTGGAAAGAAGCTTAAGCATTTGAAGAAAGAATGA